Proteins encoded by one window of Elaeis guineensis isolate ETL-2024a chromosome 12, EG11, whole genome shotgun sequence:
- the LOC105054703 gene encoding uncharacterized protein, translating to MQSQSQSQILFLEDWLRNTTTSTTTTSQSQPSPPASARAILQAWANLRGPSPTDPDRLVSSLLTLARSRSSLHVADSHARLLLSLLSSPSSPLPPSSLPPLLSLLYAWLRKSPRPSPPLLSSATSTVSSLLSSPPPFLFAHAVLLLGALSAAPALPAPSRRASLDLLCRLLESKDPFPLPDDLVPEVLAGIGYALTTSDNGPYFGRLVVYLLGSWNAGGRPRPTLAHGLLILRLVEWCVLGFIASRSTSKIESLREEISVEKCETRDYAWFALIMAAAGFLRALRVASSSSSNRLGLDPRLRKSIEGSISFVAKYTISSIASGCSSGNSSNDNRLLLQCISVGLARCGPISFDASVLRCLCLALSNEIFPVPSFIRMSLENLEGSSAIIGIDKVKEHLSSVLFKEAGTVTAVLCNQYAFADEDSRVQVENQMWEYSQELYSNLRMAALAYRGKNNELLVHLEKIAEAAFLMVVVFAAEVSKHKLNSKSSHAFRPEVAVKILVTFSCIEYLRRTRLPEYTDAVRRAVLTIQENAASSASFVESMPSYVELTKPQVSFALEGMRYTWSKDEVQTARMLFYLRVLPTCIILIPASLFGKLVAPIMFLYMQHPNEKVARASHSVLVSFLSSGSDADQDDRLDLKEKLVFYYMQIALEAYPGITPYEGMTSGVAAIVRHLPAGSPAIFYCIHSLVAKATDLCRKAMRQDAAIWKTWEGSSEPCKKISDLLLRLISLVDIQVLPYLLKQLAEFIVLQPKDGQNVLLDELYSKVAESDDVTRKPVLVSWLHSLSYLCSPTKSTVKDGNAEVGISSSSDGLSLNRTTARL from the exons ATGCAATCCCAATCCCAATCCCAAATCCTCTTTCTTGAAGACTGGCTAAGAAATACCACCACCAGCACCACCACCACTTCCCAATCCCAACCCTCACCGCCCGCCTCCGCTCGCGCCATCCTCCAAGCCTGGGCCAACCTCCGCGGCCCCTCCCCTACTGACCCCGACCGGCTCGTCTCCTCCCTCCTCACCCTCGCCCGCTCCCGCTCCTCCCTCCACGTCGCCGACTCCCATGCCCGCCTCCttctctccctcctctcctccccttcctctccccTTCCCCCTTCATCCctcccccctctcctctctctcctctacgCCTGGCTCCGCAAATCCCCccgcccctcccctcccctcctctcctccGCCACCTCCACCgtctcctccctcctctcctccccTCCCCCTTTCCTCTTCGCCCACGCCGTCCTCCTCCTCGGCGCCCTTTCCGCCGCCCCTGCCCTCCCGGCCCCCTCCCGCCGCGCCTCCCTCGACCTCCTCTGCCGTCTCCTTGAATCGAAAGACCCTTTCCCACTCCCCGACGACCTCGTCCCCGAGGTCCTGGCCGGCATCGGCTACGCTCTCACTACATCTGATAACGGCCCCTATTTCGGCAGGCTTGTTGTTTACTTGCTGGGTTCTTGGAATGCCGGAGGACGCCCTCGCCCCACGCTTGCTCACGGGCTCCTCATTCTCCGGCTGGTCGAGTGGTGCGTGCTGGGTTTTATTGCATCGAGGTCTACGAGCAAAATTGAGTCCCTTCGGGAAGAGATTTCAGTGGAGAAATGCGAAACGAGGGATTATGCTTGGTTTGCTCTCATAATGGCCGCTGCTGGTTTCTTGAGGGCTCTCCGTgtggcttcttcttcttcgagtaaTAGGCTTGGACTTGATCCTAGATTGAGGAAATCGATCGAAGGGTCCATTTCCTTTGTTGCAAAGTACACAATTTCGAGTATTGCAAGTGGTTGTAGTTCGGGAAATTCATCGAACGACAACCGCCTTCTTCTGCAGTGCATTTCTGTGGGTTTAGCTCGATGCGGTCCGATTTCTTTTGATGCCTCTGTGCTTCGTTGTCTCTGTTTGGCATTATCGAATGAAATATTTCCTGTACCATCTTTCATTAGAATGAGCCTTGAAAACCTAGAAGGAAGTTCCGCAATTATTGGCATTGACAAGGTGAAAGAGCATTTATCTAGTGTTCTCTTCAAGGAGGCGGGCACGGTGACTGCTGTTTTATGCAATCAGTATGCATTTGCCGATGAGGACAGCAGGGTTCAGGTGGAAAATCAAATGTGGGAATACTCTCAAGAGCTCTACTCAAATCTCCGAATGGCTGCATTGGCATATAGGGGGAAGAACAATGAGTTGCTTGTGCATTTGGAGAAAATTGCAGAGGCTGCATTTCTAATGGTGGTTGTCTTTGCTGCTGAGGTTTCCAAGCACAAGTTGAATTCTAAATCCTCCCATGCGTTCCGACCGGAGGTTGCTGTCAAGATCCTAGTCACATTTTCTTGCATAGAGTATCTGCGACGCACTCGGCTGCCAGAGTATACAGATGCAGTTCGGCGTGCTGTTTTGACCATTCAGGAAAATGCGGCTTCTTCTGCTTCATTTGTTGAGTCAATGCCTTCTTATGTCGAGCTTACAAAACCACAAG TCTCATTTGCTTTGGAGGGAATGCGGTATACTTGGTCCAAAGATGAGGTGCAGACAGCACGGATGTTGTTTTATCTGAGGGTACTACCAACCTGCATTATCCTCATTCCTGCTTCTTTGTTTGGAAAACTCGTAGCTCCAATCATGTTCTT ATATATGCAACATCCAAATGAGAAAGTAGCTCGAGCTTCACATTCTGTATTGGTATCTTTTCTATCTTCGGGCAGTGATGCTGATCAGGATGATCGATTGGATCTAAAGGAGAAACTAGTTTTCTATTACATGCAGATAGCTTTAGAG GCCTATCCTGGGATTACCCCATATGAAGGTATGACTTCTGGAGTTGCAGCAATAGTTCGGCATCTTCCTGCTGGAAGTCCAGCCATATTTTACTGTATCCACAGTCTTGTTGCAAAGGCTACCGATCTGTGTAGGAAAGCCATGAGACAAGATGCCGCCATCTGGAAGACTTGGGAAGGGAGCTCAGAGCCTTGTAAGAAGATTTCAGATTTGTTGCTTCGCCTAATCTCTCTTGTAGATATACAG GTATTGCCGTACCTACTAAAGCAGTTAGCAGAGTTCATTGTTCTGCAGCCGAAAGATGGCCAAAATGTGCTGCTTGATGAGCTGTACTCCAAAGTTGCTGAGTCAGATGATGTCACGCGGAAACCAGTTCTGGTCTCGTGGCTACACTCACTCTCCTATTTATGCTCTCCAACAAAATCTACTGTCAAAGATGGCAATGCAGAAGTTGGCATTAGTTCCAGTTCTGATGGTTTAAGCTTAAATAGGACCACTGCACGTCTGTGA